The proteins below come from a single Orcinus orca chromosome 6, mOrcOrc1.1, whole genome shotgun sequence genomic window:
- the SLC27A4 gene encoding long-chain fatty acid transport protein 4, whose protein sequence is MLLGASLVGLLLFSKLVLKLPWTQVGFSLLFLYLGSGGWRFVRVFVKTVRRDVFGGLVLLKVKAKVRRYLRERRTVPILFASTVQRHPNKTALIFEGTDTHWTFCQLDDYSSGVANFLQARGLASGDVVALFMENCNEFVGLWLGMAKLGVEAALINTNLRRDALRHCLTSSQARALIFGSEMAPAVLEICASLDPSISLFCTGPWEASAVPAGTEHLDPLLEDAPKHLPSRPNKGFVDKLFYIYTSGTTGLPKAAIVVHSRYYRMAALVYYGFRMRPDDIVYDCLPLYHSAGNIVGIGQCLLHGMTVVIRKKFSASRFWDDCIKYNCTIVQYIGELCRYLLNQPPREAENRHRVRMALGNGLRQSIWTNFCSRFHISQVAEFYGATECNCSLGNFDGQVGACGFNSRILSFVYPIRLVRVNEDTMELIRGPDGVCLPCQPGEPGQLVGAIVQQDPLRRFDGYLNQGANNKKIAKDVFKKGDQAYLTGDVLVMDELGYLYFRDRTGDTFRWKGENVSTTEVEGALSRLLAMADVAVYGVEVPGTEGRAGMAAVANPSGSCDLERLAQLLEKELPLYARPIFLRFLPELHKTGTFKLQKTDLRKEGFDLTVVKDPLFYLDVRKGRYVPLDREAYTRIQAGEEKL, encoded by the exons ATGCTGCTTGGGGCGTCTCTGGTGGGGCTGCTGCTGTTCTCCAAGCTGGTGCTGAAACTGCCCTGGACCCAAGTCGGCTTCTCCCTGCTCTTCCTCTACCTGGGGTCTGGCGGCTGGCGCTTCGTCCGAGTCTTCGTCAAGACCGTCAGGCGTGATGTCTT TGGCGGCCTAGTGCTCCTGAAGGTGAAGGCCAAGGTCCGACGCTACCTGCGGGAGCGGCGCACGGTGCCCATCTTGTTCGCCTCCACGGTCCAGCGCCACCCGAACAAGACGGCCCTGATCTTCGAGGGCACGGACACCCACTGGACCTTCTGCCAGCTGGATGACTACTCAAGCGGCGTGGCCAACTTCCTGCAGGCGCGGGGCCTGGCTTCGGGCGACGTGGTCGCCCTCTTCATGGAGAACTGCAATGAGTTTGTGGGCCTGTGGCTGGGCATGGCCAAGCTGGGCGTGGAGGCGGCGCTCATCAACACCAACCTCCGGCGGGACGCGCTGCGCCACTGCCTGACCTCCTCCCAGGCCCGGGCCCTCATCTTTGGCAGCGAGATGGCCCCAG CTGTCCTTGAGATCTGTGCCAGCCTGGACCCCTCCATCAGCCTCTTCTGCACCGGTCCCTGGGAGGCCAGCGCAGTGCCCGCCGGCACGGAGCACCTGGACCCCCTGCTAGAAGATGCCCCTAAGCACCTGCCCAGCCGCCCCAACAAGGGCTTCGTAG ataagctCTTCTACATCTACACGTCAGGCACCACAGGGCTGCCCAAAGCTGCCATCGTGGTGCACAGCAG gtATTACCGCATGGCTGCCCTGGTGTACTACGGCTTCCGCATGCGGCCCGACGACATCGTCTACGACTGTCTCCCCCTCTACCACTCTGCAG GAAACATCGTGGGAATCGGGCAGTGCCTGCTCCATGGCATGACGGTGGTGATCCGGAAGAAGTTCTCAGCTTCCCGCTTCTGGGACGATTGTATCAAATACAACTGCACA ATCGTGCAGTACATCGGCGAACTCTGCCGCTACCTCCTGAACCAGCCACCCCGGGAGGCGGAAAACCGGCACCGGGTGCGCATGGCACTTGGCAACGGCCTCCGGCAGTCCATCTGGACCAACTTTTGTAGCCGCTTCCACATTTCCCAGGTGGCCGAGTTTTACGGGGCCACGGAGTGCAACTGCAGCCTGGGCAACTTCGATGGCCAG GTGGGGGCCTGTGGATTCAACAGCCGCATCCTGTCTTTCGTGTACCCCATCCGGCTGGTTCGTGTCAACGAGGACACCATGGAGCTGATCCGGGGGCCTGATGGCGTTTGCCTTCCATGCCAGCCAG GTGAGCCGGGCCAGCTGGTGGGCGCCATCGTCCAGCAGGACCCCCTGCGGCGCTTCGACGGCTACCTCAACCAGGGCGCCAACAACAAGAAGATCGCCAAGGATGTCTTCAAGAAGGGGGACCAGGCCTACCTCACCG GCGACGTGCTGGTGATGGACGAGCTGGGCTACCTGTACTTTCGGGACCGCACGGGGGACACCTTCCGCTGGAAAGGCGAGAACGTGTCCACCACGGAGGTGGAGGGCGCGCTCAGCCGCCTGCTGGCCATGGCCGACGTGGCCGTGTATGGCGTCGAGGTGCCAG GAACCGAGGGCCGGGCCGGCATGGCCGCTGTGGCCAACCCCTCTGGCAGCTGTGACCTGGAGCGCTTAGCCCAGCTCCTGGAGAAGGAGCTGCCCCTGTACGCCCGCCCCATCTTCCTGCGCTTCCTGCCTGAGCTGCACAAAACAG GGACCTTCAAGCTACAGAAGACAGACCTGCGGAAGGAGGGCTTTGACCTAACAGTTGTGAAAGACCCACTGTTCTACCTGGATGTCCGGAAGGGCCGCTATGTCCCTCTGGACCGAGAGGCCTACACTCGCATCCAGGCAGGCGAGGAGAAGCTGTGA